CTGGATGCGGTGAGCTTGTCGGTGAAGCGGATCTTGTAGCCCACCGCCTGCCCGAGCGGACTGTTGAGCTCCTGCGCGATGCGCGAAGCCGTGGCCCGCGCCGCCAGCCGCCGCGGCTGGGTGTGGCCGATCAGACCCGCCGCACCGCGCCCCAGCGTCATGCAGATCTTGGGCAGCTGAGTGGTCTTGCCCGAACCCGTTTCGCCACAGACGATGATGACCTGATGCGCAGTCAAGGCCTCGGCAATCTCGTCGCGCCGCGCCGAAACCGGCAGCTCCGGCGGAAACTCCGGCCTGGGCAGCGCCGCCTGGCGTGCAGCCAGCGCGGTGCGCGAGCGTGACAGCAGGGCGTCAAACGCATCCTGCAGCTTCTTCTTGCGCTCATCGTCTCCGCGCCGCAGATCGCGTGCCATGCGGCGCAGCCGGGGGCGGTCGATGCTGAGGCAATCGTCGAAAGCGGACATGCCCGCAGCGGCAGGCAAACTGGAGTGTCTGTTCATTTATGCTCTTGATGCTGCACGACATGGCTTGATGCAAGCGCACGTACCCGCGGTGCAGTCCGGTCTGATGCGCAGGCGCCGCGGAACGAGCCGACGGCGACGGAATGGCCTGCATTATCCCAGCACCACGGCCGAGTGACAGCACCGACGTTACCGCGCCTCGCTATACTCGTCCGATGCCAGCCGCCTCCACCATGCAGGACACCTCCGCCAACGCATACCCGAAGCTCCGAAGCCACCTGTTCGATGACTCGGGCGGCCTCGGCTACCACCTGCGCGCACTGCGCCACCGGCGCACGCTGTGGGCGCCTTTCATCGCCCAGGTCGCGGACTGGCTGAACGCCTGGCAGGCACCGACTGCGCATCTCGTCATCATCGGCCCCTCGGGCGGATACACCCTCGACCAGACCTTTCTCCAGCGCTTCGCCCGCATCACCGTGCTTGAACCCGACCCGCTTGCCCGCCTGATCCTGCGCCGGCGTTTTTCCGGCCTGCGCATCGAGCACGGCGAGCTCGACTGCCTGTCGGGGCGTGAAGGCCCGAGCTGGCTTTCCCGCCTGTATCCCGGGGCCAGCCTGCTGTTCGCCAATGTCCTCGGCCAGTCGCCTGCGCTCACGGAGGACGCGCGCTGGACCGAAAATCTGCGCACTGCGCTGCAGGCGCATCACTGGGCCAGCTGGCACGATGTGCTGTCGGCCGCCACCCCGCCGCTGGCCGATACCGACCGCCCCCTCGAGCCCGCTGCAGACATCACCACCCTGGCGACCCGCTGCTGGCGCTGGCCCACGCAAGTCTGCGACCACGACAGCTTCGGCCTGGCCGGCCACCAGGACGGCCTCGCCTTGTGGCAACTGGGTTCGGCGCAGTGGCAGATCGTGGAATGGGGTATTCACGCCCCCTGAAACTGCGTACGAATGCAAACCGTACTGTGCGACCCCGCCGCCGAGTGCGACAATCCCGGTTCCGCCTCCGCCGACGCCAAGATCATGCCTGCCCTGCCGATTGCCGCCATCCTGTATACGCCCGAGGACAACATCGAAGCCCTGCTCGTACGCGTCGCCAGAACCCTGGCCGAGCGCGGCGTCCGCCTCGGGGGCGTCATCCAGCATGACATCGCCACCGCCATCAACGATCCCTGCGCAATGGAGCTCGAGGATTTGCGCAATGGCGAACGCTTTTCGCTGTCGCAGGAGCTCGGCAGTGGATCTGAAGCCTGCCGTCTCGATCCGGCCGCGCTTGCCCACGCCTCGGTCGCGGTGCGCGCCGCCGTCGACCAGGGCGCACAGCTGGTCATGATCAACAAGTTCGGTGCGCAGGAGGCCAATGGCGACGGCCTGCGCGATGAGATGGGTTTCGCAGTGGTCTCGGGCACTCCCTTGCTGACGGCAGTGGGCAAACGTTTCCTGCCCGAATGGGAGGCATTCACCGGCGGCGACGGCAGCCTGCTCGAACCGAGCTTCGACAGCGTCATCGCGTGGTGGGACGAACTGGTCCAGTCGAACTGACATGGACTGCCGCCCCGGCTGCGCCGCCTGCTGCATCGCACCGTCAATCTCCAGCCCGATTCCGGGCATGCCGCAGGGCAAGCCCGCCGGCGTACGCTGCATCCAGCTCGACGCAGCCGATCGCTGCAAACTCTTCGGCTCGCCCGACAGGCCGCGCGTTTGCGGCAGCCTTCCGCCCGAACCCGAGATGTGCGGCGCCAACCGCGACGGCGCGATCCGCTGGCTGACCGAGCTTGAACGGCAGACTTCGGCCACCGCACGCTGAAGTTTTGCCGCACCGCAACACTCCGCCCTTATAATCAGGCTCCCATCCCGTTCGACTGAAGCCACTTCATATGGATATCCAGCTCCTCTTTACCGCGGCCATCCTCGGCATCATTGAGGGCCTGACCGAGTTCCTGCCGGTATCCTCGACGGGGCACCTGATCATCGTCGGCGACCTGCTCGGCTACACCGACGACACCAGCAAGGTGTTCAAGATCGTCATCCAGTTCGCTGCCATCCTGGCCGTATGCTGGGATTACCGCGAACGCCTGATCAAGGTGGCATCGGGCCTCACGACCGAACCCGCCTCCCAGCGCTTCGTCGGCATGCTGTTTGTCGCGTTTCTGCCGGCAGCGGTCCTCGGGCTGATGTTTCACTCCACGATCAAGAGCCTGCTGTTCAACCCGCTGACGGTCGCCACGGCGCTGGTGGTTGGCGGCTTCATCATTCTTTATGTCGAGAAGCGGGCCTACCATCCGCGCGTCGAAACCGTGGATGCGATGAGCTGGGGCGATGCGCTCAAGGTCGGCTTCGCTCAGGCGCTGGCCATGATTCCGGGCACGTCGCGTTCGGGCTCGACCATCATGGGCGGCCTGATCTTCGGCCTGTCGCGCAAGGCGGCAGCCGAGTTCTCGTTCTTCCTCGCCATCCCTACCATGTTCGCGGCCACAGTCTATGACCTGTACAAGAACTGGTCCCTGCTGCGACTCGAGGATGTCCCCGTGTTCGCCGTCGGCTCCATCGCCTCCTTCGTGGCCGCGATGTGGGCGGTTAAGAGCTTCATCCGCTTCATCTCCAATCACACCTTCATTGTCTTTGCCTGGTATCGCATCGTTTTCGGCCTGATCGTGCTGGCCACCTGGCAACTCGATCTCGTGTCCTGGAGCGAGCCCTGATCGAAACGCCTCTTAACGGCGCCCCCGACGGCAGGCTAAACTGGCCTGCCGTAAACGTCATAGCGCCACGATGATCATCTACCTGCACGGTTTTCGCTCTGCCCCGGCATCGATCAAGGCACAGGCGCTCCGGCACCACATGTCTGGACGCGGCCTGGGCGATGCCTTCTGGTGCGAACAATTGCCGGTATCGGCGCGGGAAGCGATTGCGCTGATCGAAGCGCAGATTTCAAGGGCTCAGCGCGATTCGCGCGGCATCCCGCCGACCGTCGTCGGCAGCTCGCTTGGCGGCTATTACGCGACCTGGCTGGCAGAGCGGCACGGACTGCGTGCAGTCGTGGTCAACCCGGCAGTGATCGCCCCACTCTCGCTTGAGGCCTATATCGGCCGCCAGAGCAATCTGTACACCGACGAGCACTTCGACTTCACTCAGGCGCACATCGACGAGCTGCGCGAGATCGACGTGCCCGTCATCACCCGCCCCGAACGCTACTGGCTGCTGGCTGAAACCGGCGACGAGGTGCTCGACTACCGCCACGCCGTCAGCAAATACGTCGGCGCACGCCAGACCGTGCTGCCCGGCGGTGACCACGGCTTCTCGCGCTGGACCGATTACCTGGACGACGTCCTGCACTTTGCGGGGCTGGCATGAGCGGCGGCTTCGACACCCGGCGTTTCAAGGCCATGGAGCGCGCCGGCTTCAATCGCATCGCCGCCCGTTATGCAGACGGCGCCCATCTGCGCGCGGAGCTTGCGCACGCCCTGCTCGGGGCGGCGGCGCTGGCCCCCGGGCAGCGCGTGCTCGATCTCGCCAGCGGCCCCGGTCTGCTGGCGTCGGACGCAGCCCATCGTGTCCACCCGGGCGGCATGGTGCTCGCCACCGATATCGCCGAAGGCATGCTGGCCGAGGGTGCAAGGCGCATTTCGGGCAGTGGCATCGAACTGCTTTTCTCCGCAGCCGACGCCGAGCACCTGTGCCTGGCAGATGCCAGCGTCGACCGCGTCCTCGCCGGCCTGGCGCTGTTCATGTTTCCGCACCCCGAGCGCGCGCTGTCCGAGATGCATCGTGTGCTCGCACCCGGCGGCCGGGTGGCCCTGTCGGTCTGGGGCGAGCGCGACAGCGTGCCACTGATCGGCCGTGCCCAGGACTGCATCGCGCGCCTGCTCCCGCAACCCAAGGTCGCACGCCCTTCGGTATTCCGCTTTGGTGACCCGGGCGTACTCCAGGCCATCCTTGAGGATGCGGGCTTCACCGAGGTCAGCATCACCGCCTGCGACTTTACTTGCAGCTTCGACGATGCCGAGAGCTACTGGCAGGCCTTCCTCGATCTGGCTGGCGGTGCAGCCGAGGCGCTCTCGCGTCTGCCGGAAGCCACCCAGCAGGCGCTGCGCAACGAGGTCGCGGCCGACCTTGCGCAACATCCGCGTGCAGACGGTCGTCCCGGCTGCACCGTTCCCGCACGCGCACTGATCGCGACCGCAGTACGCAAGCCCTGACCCCACCCTGCGATGACCACCCCAACTGCCGAAGTCGCAGCCGAGTTGCGGCGCGGCACCCTTGCCGCCCTCCTCGCCTTCACCATCTGGGGGCTGATGCCCCTGTATTTTCGAGCGGTGGGCGAGGTACAGCCCTTTGAGATCGTTGCGCACAGAGTCCTGTGGTCGCTGGTATTTCTCGCAGTCCTGATCGCCTTCGTGCCCGGCGCCAGTCGTTTCAGCACGGTCGCCATGGTGCTGCGTCAGCCGCGGCTGACGGCCATGCTCGCCCTCACCGCCTCACTCACGGGCAGCAACTGGCTGGTGTTCGTGTGGTCGGTCGACGCCGGACGACTGATCGAGGCCAGCCTCGGCTACTTCATCAACCCGCTGGTCAGCGTGCTGCTTGGCCGCCTGTTCCTGGGCGAGCAGCTGCGTCCCTTGCAGAAACTGGCGGTCGCGATTGCTGCCGGCGGCGTGTGCTGGCGCATCTGGCAAGTGGGCGATCTGCCCTGGATCGCGCTTTTCCTCGCCGGTACCTTCGGGCTGTACGGTCTGCTGCGAAAACGCATGCCGGTCGATGCCGTCGGCGGGCTGTTCATCGAGACCCTGGTGACCGCGCCGATCGCCGTGGCCTGGCTGCTGTGGCTCAGCAACCAGGGCGAACTCAGTTTTGGCACCTCGCTGCACCTCGACCTGCTACTGCCGCTGGCTGGGGTGTTCACCGCGATCCCGCTGATGCTGTTCGCGGTCGGCGCCAGACGCCTGCCTTTGGCCACCCTCGGCTTCCTCCAGTACCTGGCCCCCAGCCTCAACTTCCTGATTGCGGTGCTGCTGTTTCGAGAGCCCTTCGACCACGGACAGCTCATCGGTTTCCTGATGATCTGGGCTGCGCTCGCGATCTACACCGTCGACATGCTGCGCCACACCGGCGACCGCCGCCGGAAGCAATGAAGGTTTAGGGCCTGAGGGCCGAATCCAGTAAACTGTATGGCTTGCTCAATTGCTGGCGGTCGCTGATGTTTGTGCTGTTTGAAGAGGACGGGGCTTTCAAGGCTGGAACAATCCTCGCTGATAACGATGCCTCGCTGCAGGTGGAAAATACCCATGGCAAGCGGCTCAAGATCAAGCGGGCGAATGTCCTGCTCAACTTTCGCGAGCCTGCGCCGGCGGACCTGCTGAGCCGCGCCGAAAGCGCGGCCGAAGAACTCGACACCGAATTCCTTTGGGAGGTATGCGGTGACGATGAGTTCGGCTTTGCCGAGTTCGCCGCCGAATACTATGGTCACACACCCAGCCCGGTAGAGTCCGCTGCGGTGCTGCTGCGCCTGCATTCGGCGCCGATCTGGTTTCATCGCAAGGGCAAGGGGCGGTTTCGCAAGGCCCCGGCCGAGATCCTGCAGGCCGCACTCGCCGGCATGGAGAAAAAGCGCCTGCAGGCGCTTGCCATCGACAAGATGCGCGACGAACTGGTCGAAGGCCGCCTGCCGGCCGAGTTCGAGGGCATGCTGCCGCAGATCCTCTACCGCCCCGACCGCAACCGCAGCGAGGTCAAGGCGCTCGAGGCCGCCTGCGTCGACACCGGCCTCAGTGCCGCCCGCCTGCTGCTCAAGTGCGGCGCGCTGTCCTCGAGCTACGAGTATCACTACAACCGCTTCCTGTTCGAGCAGTTCCCGGACGGTGTGCATTTCCCCGAGATCGACCCGCTGACGGTTCCCACCGGGCTGCCGCGTGCGGACGTCGCAGCGTTCTCGATCGACGACGCCACCACCACCGAGATCGACGACGCCTTCTCGGTCACGCCAAGGCTCGAGGGCGGCTGGCGCGTGGGCATCCATATCGCCGCGCCGGCGCTGGGCTTCAGCCGCGGCTCGAAGCTCGACGCCATCGCCCGTCAGCGCCTCTCCACCGTCTATATGCCGGGCAACAAGATCACCATGCTGCCCGATGAAGTGGTCGAGACCTTCACGCTGGCCGCTGGCCGCGAGTGCCCGGCCATTTCGCTCTATCTGGATGTCAGGTCCGATCTCACCATCACCGCCCACGAAAGCCGGGTGGAGATCGTACCCATCGTCGCCAACCTGCGTCACCACGACATCGAACCGGTGTTCAACGAGGACACGATTCACGATGGCGGCCCCGACTTCCAGTGGAAGCGCGAGCTGACCCTGCTGTGGGACCTTGCGACGATTCTCGAGGCCGGACGCGGCAAGCCTTCCGCACATAACAACCAGGTCGACAACAACTTCTACGTCGACTGGCAGCAGCAAACGGAAGACGGCCCCGGCTACATCACCATTGGCCAGCGCCTGCGTGGCTCGCCGATGGACAAGCTGGTCGCCGAAATGATGATTCTGGCCAACAGCACGTGGGGCAAACTGCTCGACGAAGCCGGCGTGCCCGGTCTGTACCGCGCCCAGGGTGGCGGCAAGGTGCGCATGACCACCGTCGCCGCACCGCATGAAGGCCTTGGGGTCGATTGCTATGCCTGGTCGAGCTCGCCGCTGCGTCGCTACGTCGACATGGTGAACCAGTGGCAGATCATTGCCGTGCTGACCGGCACCGAGGCGCCCTTCGCCCCCAAGTCCACCGATCTGATGGCGACCCTGCGCGACTTCGAGGGTACCTACGCGGAGTACAACGAGTTCCAGCGCCGCATGGAGCGCTACTGGTGCCTGCGCTGGTTGCGTCAGGCAAAACCGGAGGCGGTCGAAGCCAAGGTCATGCGCGACAATCTCGTGCGCCTCGAAGCGATCCCGCTGATCCTCAAGGTGCCCTCGCTGCCGCCGCAGCTGCCGGGCTCACGCGTACGCCTGATCATCGAAGGCAGCGATCTGGTCGACGTCGAAGTCA
This genomic interval from Parazoarcus communis contains the following:
- a CDS encoding DUF2478 domain-containing protein, whose amino-acid sequence is MPALPIAAILYTPEDNIEALLVRVARTLAERGVRLGGVIQHDIATAINDPCAMELEDLRNGERFSLSQELGSGSEACRLDPAALAHASVAVRAAVDQGAQLVMINKFGAQEANGDGLRDEMGFAVVSGTPLLTAVGKRFLPEWEAFTGGDGSLLEPSFDSVIAWWDELVQSN
- a CDS encoding YkgJ family cysteine cluster protein, whose protein sequence is MDCRPGCAACCIAPSISSPIPGMPQGKPAGVRCIQLDAADRCKLFGSPDRPRVCGSLPPEPEMCGANRDGAIRWLTELERQTSATAR
- a CDS encoding undecaprenyl-diphosphate phosphatase gives rise to the protein MDIQLLFTAAILGIIEGLTEFLPVSSTGHLIIVGDLLGYTDDTSKVFKIVIQFAAILAVCWDYRERLIKVASGLTTEPASQRFVGMLFVAFLPAAVLGLMFHSTIKSLLFNPLTVATALVVGGFIILYVEKRAYHPRVETVDAMSWGDALKVGFAQALAMIPGTSRSGSTIMGGLIFGLSRKAAAEFSFFLAIPTMFAATVYDLYKNWSLLRLEDVPVFAVGSIASFVAAMWAVKSFIRFISNHTFIVFAWYRIVFGLIVLATWQLDLVSWSEP
- a CDS encoding YqiA/YcfP family alpha/beta fold hydrolase; translation: MIIYLHGFRSAPASIKAQALRHHMSGRGLGDAFWCEQLPVSAREAIALIEAQISRAQRDSRGIPPTVVGSSLGGYYATWLAERHGLRAVVVNPAVIAPLSLEAYIGRQSNLYTDEHFDFTQAHIDELREIDVPVITRPERYWLLAETGDEVLDYRHAVSKYVGARQTVLPGGDHGFSRWTDYLDDVLHFAGLA
- a CDS encoding class I SAM-dependent methyltransferase → MSGGFDTRRFKAMERAGFNRIAARYADGAHLRAELAHALLGAAALAPGQRVLDLASGPGLLASDAAHRVHPGGMVLATDIAEGMLAEGARRISGSGIELLFSAADAEHLCLADASVDRVLAGLALFMFPHPERALSEMHRVLAPGGRVALSVWGERDSVPLIGRAQDCIARLLPQPKVARPSVFRFGDPGVLQAILEDAGFTEVSITACDFTCSFDDAESYWQAFLDLAGGAAEALSRLPEATQQALRNEVAADLAQHPRADGRPGCTVPARALIATAVRKP
- the rarD gene encoding EamA family transporter RarD yields the protein MTTPTAEVAAELRRGTLAALLAFTIWGLMPLYFRAVGEVQPFEIVAHRVLWSLVFLAVLIAFVPGASRFSTVAMVLRQPRLTAMLALTASLTGSNWLVFVWSVDAGRLIEASLGYFINPLVSVLLGRLFLGEQLRPLQKLAVAIAAGGVCWRIWQVGDLPWIALFLAGTFGLYGLLRKRMPVDAVGGLFIETLVTAPIAVAWLLWLSNQGELSFGTSLHLDLLLPLAGVFTAIPLMLFAVGARRLPLATLGFLQYLAPSLNFLIAVLLFREPFDHGQLIGFLMIWAALAIYTVDMLRHTGDRRRKQ
- a CDS encoding ribonuclease catalytic domain-containing protein, producing MFVLFEEDGAFKAGTILADNDASLQVENTHGKRLKIKRANVLLNFREPAPADLLSRAESAAEELDTEFLWEVCGDDEFGFAEFAAEYYGHTPSPVESAAVLLRLHSAPIWFHRKGKGRFRKAPAEILQAALAGMEKKRLQALAIDKMRDELVEGRLPAEFEGMLPQILYRPDRNRSEVKALEAACVDTGLSAARLLLKCGALSSSYEYHYNRFLFEQFPDGVHFPEIDPLTVPTGLPRADVAAFSIDDATTTEIDDAFSVTPRLEGGWRVGIHIAAPALGFSRGSKLDAIARQRLSTVYMPGNKITMLPDEVVETFTLAAGRECPAISLYLDVRSDLTITAHESRVEIVPIVANLRHHDIEPVFNEDTIHDGGPDFQWKRELTLLWDLATILEAGRGKPSAHNNQVDNNFYVDWQQQTEDGPGYITIGQRLRGSPMDKLVAEMMILANSTWGKLLDEAGVPGLYRAQGGGKVRMTTVAAPHEGLGVDCYAWSSSPLRRYVDMVNQWQIIAVLTGTEAPFAPKSTDLMATLRDFEGTYAEYNEFQRRMERYWCLRWLRQAKPEAVEAKVMRDNLVRLEAIPLILKVPSLPPQLPGSRVRLIIEGSDLVDVEVSARYLTTLSEPDPDQEEEAEY